DNA sequence from the Tenacibaculum mesophilum genome:
ACGCCTAAGGTTTTACTAAAAGCAACAGCTGCTTGACCGTTAAGGCCATTGATTTTTCCAAAGATACCTACAAAACTAAATAAAACAATACATAAAAACCCAATAACAGTAGCCCAAAGAAAGCTTTTTAGGGTTGTTTTCGGATTACTTATAAAACCACGATCGGTTAACACTGGGTCGTGAAAAGGATAGCTAAACGATTGTAAAAAAGCAGCGATAGCTAAGTTTCCTCCTAAAGCCATCGTCCACTCACCAGAATTTGAAACGGTTTCGTAATTTATACCTTTAGTAGAATAAATATTCCAAAGAATAATAGCCAAAAGTACAGAGAAAAATAACATTTGAATTGCATCAGTAAAAATACTACTACTCAAACCTCCTTTTAAAGCGTAAGTCAAGGTTAAAAGTGTAAAAACCACAATAGAAGTGTAGTATGAAGAGCTACCTACAGCTCCAAAATAAGAACCAATAACCATGGTGTTTGACCAAACTTCGTTAAATAGTCTAATGAGAATTAAAATTGAAAATACAAGAATAGCGGTATTACCAAATCGAATACCTAAAAAGTCATGAATGCTTTTAAAACCTCCTTTGGTACGTAGTTGATATATAATTATTCCAGCAACGGCAAACGAAAGGTAATACAGTGCATATGCAACCCCTCCTACAAGTCCAAATTGTAAGCCTAAATTAGCGGCATTGGTAATACTTTTAGCAAAAATCCAAGAGATGACTAAGCTACCTGTGAGTAATAATGTATTAGGTGCTTTTTTATTGTGTGTAGCTTTAAAGAAAGTTTGATTGGTTTGGGCAAAAGGTGCTAATATTAAAAATACTAAGCTGGTACTAAGTAGCAAACCCCATTGCCAAATGTATATTATTTCTTTCATTGGTTGTACATGTTCTGAGAAAATTTTAATTTCTTACTTTAGTTATTCCACCAAACACCAAAATTAATACTATTACCATTAGTAGCTTGAGCAGCTAATTCGTAATTTATCTTATTTAAAGAGGCTTCTTCTGCAGGATAGGGCATTCTTACAGGAATTAAATTGTTATTTAAACTTGCTGAAATAGGGTTCAGATTAGGAAACCCAGTTCTACGATATTCTATCCACCCTTCATAGCCGTTAATAATATTAGCAATCCATTTTTGTGTAATAATTTGCTCAAGGGCTTTTGTGTCGTCAAAACTAGCAGTTGTTGTAAGGTAATCATTAGGTATGTTGGTGTTCCAATAACTAAAGGCTTGTTTGGTAGCTAATTCGTATAGTGATTTGGCATCGTGGGTAATAAGACCTTTATGAGCTGCTTCTGCTAATAAAAAATTAGTTTCCCAAGCGGTCATATAATTGGCTTGCAAATTTCCGGAATGTTCTCTAAAAATAAAACCAGCTAATGAATAATCTCCCAATGAAATAGTGGTTTTTGAAGCGTCTATTCCGTTAATTAACCCGTTATAATTACTGGGAATATTACTAGAAGGCCTAAAAAAAGTTTGAATTCTAGGATCATTTAGCTCTTTTAAAATTTCTTCAATAGTTTTAGACATTACAAAGTTGTTAAAATCTCCTACTCGTAAACGTGCCATTCTAAAGTTATTAGGCTCTCCATCTGTAAAATTAAAAACAGCATTTTGAGCATTGTTGGCAATGTAGTTGCCATCGGTTACAATTTCTTGAAGTTCTTTTCTTGTATCTTGTTTTGATGAAATACGGATGAGTGCTTTTATTCGTAATGAGTTGGCAAATAAAATCCAGCTATCTAGATTTCCGTTGTATAAAACATCGCCAGTTAGCGGTAAACTACCCGTGTAATTTTCAATTGCTATTATTCCCTTTTTTAAACTATCTAAAATACCTCCATCTGCTAAGTAAATAGCTTCTTGTGTGTCGTATTTGGGAGTAACAGTTTTGTTATCTCCATTAAAAGCATCACTATAGGGAACATCTCCAAAAAGATCTGTCAAAGCCATAGCCATATATGCCTTAAAAATTAAAGCAGGGCCTTCATACACTTTAAATGTTGGATTATTTTTGGCTTTGTTTAGGATAATTTCATTGTCCCTTAAATTAGTGTAAAATACAGGCCATGGATTCCCTCCTAATTGTGGTGATTTTAAAGCATGACGATCAAATAAATTAAAATCTAAAGCAGTAAGTTGTTGACTTAATAAATTACCTGCAACAAAACCTTCATACGACATTGCCTCTCCATAATTGTAAATAACTTTACGAAATAATAAATTGGGTTCTACATCAACAGGAAAGTTAGGGTTTGTATTTATTTTTTCAAAATCACTAGTACAACTTGTTATAAGTGCTAATAGGAAGAGAGATATGTAATTTTTCATGATATTGTTTTTTAAAAGGTTACACCTAGTTTAAATCCGAAGCTTTTGGTGGTAGCATACGACATATCTTCTACACCACTAACAATTCTATTTCCCTGTACTGCTAGTTGCTCTGGAT
Encoded proteins:
- a CDS encoding sodium:solute symporter family transporter → MKEIIYIWQWGLLLSTSLVFLILAPFAQTNQTFFKATHNKKAPNTLLLTGSLVISWIFAKSITNAANLGLQFGLVGGVAYALYYLSFAVAGIIIYQLRTKGGFKSIHDFLGIRFGNTAILVFSILILIRLFNEVWSNTMVIGSYFGAVGSSSYYTSIVVFTLLTLTYALKGGLSSSIFTDAIQMLFFSVLLAIILWNIYSTKGINYETVSNSGEWTMALGGNLAIAAFLQSFSYPFHDPVLTDRGFISNPKTTLKSFLWATVIGFLCIVLFSFVGIFGKINGLNGQAAVAFSKTLGVGMLLVVNFIMITSAASTLDSTFSSTAKLFAIDLNINPSVSFGRIIMLLIAIIGTLPVFLNASILSATTISGTMVIGLAPVFILWKLKPPKISYYLSVGTGIIIGFLLVFDAFPSLLIFTSGKYANLLWSNVWGSILCFTLYLIPLWIQKQHT
- a CDS encoding SusD/RagB family nutrient-binding outer membrane lipoprotein, with the protein product MKNYISLFLLALITSCTSDFEKINTNPNFPVDVEPNLLFRKVIYNYGEAMSYEGFVAGNLLSQQLTALDFNLFDRHALKSPQLGGNPWPVFYTNLRDNEIILNKAKNNPTFKVYEGPALIFKAYMAMALTDLFGDVPYSDAFNGDNKTVTPKYDTQEAIYLADGGILDSLKKGIIAIENYTGSLPLTGDVLYNGNLDSWILFANSLRIKALIRISSKQDTRKELQEIVTDGNYIANNAQNAVFNFTDGEPNNFRMARLRVGDFNNFVMSKTIEEILKELNDPRIQTFFRPSSNIPSNYNGLINGIDASKTTISLGDYSLAGFIFREHSGNLQANYMTAWETNFLLAEAAHKGLITHDAKSLYELATKQAFSYWNTNIPNDYLTTTASFDDTKALEQIITQKWIANIINGYEGWIEYRRTGFPNLNPISASLNNNLIPVRMPYPAEEASLNKINYELAAQATNGNSINFGVWWNN